The genomic DNA ATGCCCAGATCTTCGCCGACTGAGGTTCGTACTGAAAGCGTCAAAAAGCACGTGGCGGCCATCCACACGAGCGGCGAACTTTCGCTGCTGGAGCGGAAGCTGTCTAACGTGCTGCTACTGCATTCATACGACAACCTTCTGAACACGAGAACCCACCGTCTACCGGTGCGGACGCTCATGCTCGTGCTCGGCTGGACCGAAAGCGAAAACACCGAAAAGCTTCGAGAAGCACTCAGGCAGCTTGCCACCACGGCCGTCGAGTTCAACGTCATGGACGACGGCCGGGAACGGTGGAGCGTCATGCCGATTCTGTCGTTTGCGGAGATTCGCGCTGGCGTCTGCTCGTATCGCTACGACGAGGCACTGGCGGAAAAGCTTTACGATCCGTCGATTTACGCGACCGTCAATCTCGGCGTGCAGCGCAAATTTTCGAAGTCGCATGCGTTGACGCTTTACGAAAACTGCCTGCGTTTTCAGAAGGTTGGCTCAACCGGTTGGATCGAACTACCCGTCCTTCGCAAACTGCTGGGTGCGACCCAGGAGTATTACGACGATTTTCGCCGCCTGAACAGCAAGGTGATTCAGAAGGCCGTGAAGGAGATCAACGACGTCTCAGACATTAACGTCGACGTCGAATATCAGCGCCTCGGCCGGTCAGTGACTGGGGTGAAGTTTCTTATCCGGCAAGGCGCGCAGCAGTCGCTTCTTACTCCTGAGACAGAGGACGAATTCGCACATGTCCGTGACAGCGAAATCTATCGGAAGCTTCGGGCTCACGGGATTGGCGACAAGCTGGCGCTCAGTTTCGTCATCGAGGATGAGGAGCGGGCCCGTCTGGTCGTTCAGTTGGCGGAGGAGAAAGACCGTAAAGGTCAGATCAAGCGTTCTACAGCCGGCTTTATTCGCACGCTGATAGAAAATAAGGCAGATGTTTCTGAGCCGGAATACGAAAAAGAAAAGCGCGAAAAGGCTCAGAAGCAGGCGGCGGCAGCGCGCACGCGCACGCTCGATGCTCGCATGCAGGAATTGCGGATCGACTTCGATCGCCTCCAGTGCGCCTCGGCCGTCAAGGCGCTGACGCAGGATGAGAAGCGCGCGTTTGCCCGACAGTTCGTCGAAGGAGACGGAGCGAAGTATGCGCGTGAGTTCCGCCCGGATAGCCCGGGGCTGTTTTCCGGCTCTGTGGGGCGGGTGAATTTCGCGTCGTGGCTGAGAAACCGCGTGCGTCCGGAATTCGACGCGACAAAGTTCGACGGTTGGCTTTCTGAGAATCACCAGGAAGTTTCGTTGCAACGGAATTCATAAAAATAGCGATTTTCCGTTGAATGGATGGCTTTCTGTCGAGCCATCTGATATAAGCTGACTGCATCGTCTTTCGCGGATCAGCTAATGAACATCACTATTCAAGATATCGTCGATCAGGCCGCTCGCGCGACTGACATCGTCTCGCAGGTTCGGGGTCGTATGCTGGCCCCGAACGCACGCAAAAACCCCCCCGTTTTCAACGCTTCACAGCTCGCTGCGCTGTGTGAAGTCGACAAGAGTCAAATCACTTATCGCACGTCGAAGGGGGACCTTCCTCCGGGCACCGTCAATGCAACGGGCTCGCGGCGCGAATTCTCCTTGGTGGAAGCCCGCGAATGGGTACGCGCGTACCGCGGCAACGCGCTGCGGCCGGCGAAGGCGCCGGCCATGACAGTCGCCATCGGTAACTTCAAGGGCGGCGTTAGTAAGACGACGACGGCGATGACGCTCGCGCAGGGCTTGAGCCTGCGCGGTCATCGCGTGCTCGTGATCGACACCGATCCGCAGGGTTCGCTGACCACGTTGTTCGGCATTCTTCCCGATACCGAAGTCGAGGAAGATTCGACGATCACGGCTCTGGCGACGGGCGATCAAACGAGCATCGAATACGCGATCCGCGAGACCTATTGGGATGGCATCGATCTCGTGCCCGCGTCGTCGTCGCTCTTCAACGTCGAATTCATCTTGCCGAGCCGGCAGATGAAGGAACCGGACTTCGAATTCTGGAACGTGTTGAACACGAGCCTCGA from Paraburkholderia terrae includes the following:
- a CDS encoding replication initiation protein, with the translated sequence MPRSSPTEVRTESVKKHVAAIHTSGELSLLERKLSNVLLLHSYDNLLNTRTHRLPVRTLMLVLGWTESENTEKLREALRQLATTAVEFNVMDDGRERWSVMPILSFAEIRAGVCSYRYDEALAEKLYDPSIYATVNLGVQRKFSKSHALTLYENCLRFQKVGSTGWIELPVLRKLLGATQEYYDDFRRLNSKVIQKAVKEINDVSDINVDVEYQRLGRSVTGVKFLIRQGAQQSLLTPETEDEFAHVRDSEIYRKLRAHGIGDKLALSFVIEDEERARLVVQLAEEKDRKGQIKRSTAGFIRTLIENKADVSEPEYEKEKREKAQKQAAAARTRTLDARMQELRIDFDRLQCASAVKALTQDEKRAFARQFVEGDGAKYAREFRPDSPGLFSGSVGRVNFASWLRNRVRPEFDATKFDGWLSENHQEVSLQRNS